A genome region from Bacilli bacterium includes the following:
- a CDS encoding acyl carrier protein, whose translation MSDILDRVKKIVVDRLGVDEAEVTPEASFKDDLGADSLDVVELVMELEDEFDMEISDEDAEKITTVGEVVEYIKKTQA comes from the coding sequence ATGTCCGATATTCTGGATCGTGTGAAGAAAATCGTCGTGGACCGTTTAGGTGTCGACGAAGCGGAAGTCACCCCTGAAGCATCTTTCAAAGATGATCTGGGCGCGGATTCGCTGGATGTCGTTGAACTGGTTATGGAACTTGAGGATGAATTCGACATGGAAATCTCCGATGAAGACGCCGAAAAGATTACGACTGTGGGAGAAGTAGTTGAGTACATAAAAAAAACACAAGCGTAA